The genome window ATTGCCGCGCTTGCCCTCACCGCCTTCGCCCAGCCCGAAACGCTGCCTGTAAAACGCCGCGTGCGGATCAACCCGCGCAACCTAGCACGCGGGGCAAAGGTACTGCTGAGCGATCCGATCTTCATGGGGCTGACCTTTATCGGCGGCTTTGCAATGGGGTCTTTCTTTGTCTTCATCGCCTTCGCGCCCTTTGTCTACACCGGGCAATACGGGCTGGGACCGACGGGGTTTTCGCTGGCCTTTGCGGTGAACGCTGTCGGCTTCTTCTCGGCCTCGCAACTGGCCGGTTTTTTAGGCGAACGTTGGGGCATGCGCAGCCTCGTGCGGCGCGGGGTGGCAGGCTTCGTCTTCTTTTCCGCCGCGATCTTTATCACTGCGCTGGCGACCAACCCGGGCCTCTATCTGGTGATGGCAGGGCTGTTCTGCGCCAATGCCTGCCTTGGCGTCGTGGTACCGACCGTCATGGTCGTGGCGCTGGACGATCATGGCGATATCGCGGGGTTGGCCTCGTCACTCGGCGGCACCTTGCAGATGGTAGCGGGTGGCCTTTCCATCGCGCTGGCCGGGCCGTTCTTTGACGGTTCTGTTACACCGATGTTGGGGGCGATCGCAGCCTGCGGTCTGGTAGCGGCGGTGCTTACCTTAGCGCTGCTGCGCCCACGCCCTGTGATTGAACCGACTGCCTGACCCTACCCCGCCGCGGCGATTTCTTGCGCCGCGGCGACCTCGGCCAAAGCGGCCTCTACCAGCTCCGGACCCGCGCCGGGCTTATGCGCCCCTTCCGATAGGATACGCCGCCACTGCCGCGCGCCGGGACGCCCGGCAAAAAGCCCCAGCATATGCCGCGTGACCTGCCCCAATCGCCCGCCGCTGGCCAAATGCGCCTCAATATAGGGCAACATCCCCTGCACCGCCGCCTCTGCACTGCTGTTCCTCTCTTTGCCATAGATACGCCGATCGGCGCTGGCGAGGATATCGGTCGGCGAATGATAGGCACTGCGCCCCACCATAACGCCGTCTAGCCCGGCGTCGAGAAAGGCCTCGGCCTGTTCCAACGACGTGATGCCGCCATTGACCGAGATATGCAGATTGGGGAACAGCCCCTTCATCTGATGCACCAGATCATAGTCTAGCGGCGGGATATCGCGGTTTTCCTTGGGGCTTAGCCCCTGCAACCACGCCTTGCGCGCATGGATCGTGACACGGGTGCAGCCTGCCGCCACAATGCGCGACAGGAATTCTGGCAAGATTTCCGCAGGGTCCTGATCATCCACACCGATGCGGCATTTTACCGTCACTTCAACATCACAGGCCGCGCGCATCGCATCGACACACGCCGCCACCAGCCCCGCCTGCTGCATCAAGACCGCGCCGAACGCACCCGATTGCACCCGGTCTGAGGGGCAGCCGCAATTGAGGTTGATCTCGTCATAGCCCGCATCCGCCCCCAACCGCGCTGCCTGCGCGAGTTCTGTGGGATCCGAGCCCCCAAGTTGCAGGGCCACGGGGTGTTCAGACGGATCGTGATTCAACAGATGCAGCGCACCACCGCGCACCAGCGCCGGCGCGGTGACCATCTCAGTATAAAGCAGGGTCTCGCGGCTGAGCAGTCGGTGCAGATAACGGCAATGGCGGTCTGTCCAATCCATCATGGGTGCCACGCTCAAGCGGGCCGCTCTTTCAACTTTATACGTCAATATCTCAACCTCAACACCGACCAAATCTCATATGGCGCGTTTTGCGTGGTTACCGGAGGGGTCCGGTGCTTCGTTTCTGGATTGCCACCCTGTAGCATATTCACACTGACAGGCCAGCACCTGTCGATGATGCTGAACCGACCTACACAGATTTGGCATTCCTCTCGGCGCAAAACGAAATCACGCTCTGTCGATCACAAGGCACGCAGCTAGGCCATCTGACGTGTCCTCAAAGGACAGCGACCCGCCATGCAATTTCGCAATCGCTGCAACAATCGTAAGGCCAAGGCCATAGCCGTCGATCGTGGCCGTATTGGTCCCGCGCTGAAACGGGGCCATAAGAGCCGCCATATCCGCAGCAGAGCTTTCAGTGCCTTCGTCTTCAATGATGATCCTCGCCGTATGGGCGTCAGCTTCGAGCGCGACAATCGCACGACGACCGTATTTCAGCGCGTTCTCAATCAGGTTCGTCACAGCGCGTTCGAGTGAGACGGGCCGTCCGATCACGGTGACGTCCCGGTCGGCAGCAAACACGCTTTGCCCCTGTCGCGCGCTAAAGACCGAACGGGCGCTCTGCACGACAATGTCCGACCCTGCGCGGAAGGTCACATCTCTGCCCGTGTCCTGATAATCAGCGACGATGGAATCGATCAGTGAGCCCAGTGAAAGCTTGCGCGGCTTTTCGACGTTCATCTCGACCCGCGTATAGGTCAGCACGCTTTCGATGATCCCCGTCATACTGTCGATATCGGCCTCAAGTTTCTGGCGCAGTTCGGCATCGGGAATAAGCGCGCTGCGCAGGCGCAGGCGTGTCGCGGGGGTGCCAAGGTCGTGGCTCACGCCCGAAAGAACGGCGGCGCGGCTCGACAATTGTTGGCGTTCATCTTCAAGAAAGCTGTTTACGGCCGAAACGATGTCCTGCAACTCCTGTGGGCCGGGCAGATCATAGCTCGCTGGGCCGCCGATGCGGCGGCGGCTGCGCAACTGCTCTGCAAATTGCGAAAACTCAGCCGAGAGGTTCAGCACCACGGTGAGGGTCACCCCCATCGCCAGCACGGCCAATAGGACGGCCCACATGCGATTATCAGCCGGGGCTGCGGCGCAGTTAAGCACCGAGGCGGCGTCGATCTCAAACCACGGCGCACTGCCCATCTGGGTCAGCACAACCGGATTAGAGCAATAGGACGCCACCAGACGAAAGACCTCTCCGGTCTTCTCCGCCGCGGTTTGATCCGCGCGATTGGGAATCTCGGCCAGCTTGTAGGTAAGATCGGGCGACAGGATCGCCATGGTCAGGGGCGCCCCGGTCTGACTGTTCGCGCTATCGGCAGAGATCAGGACAATAGTGACACGCGCTGCCAGAGGGGCGTGGGAAATCTGACGGAAGGCCCCGCGCGCGGCGCGGGCCTGATCCTCGGCGCTGAGGGGCCGGATTTGCACCTCCTCCGCCGGTACGGTGCCGTTTTGCACGGCGTAGTAAAGGTTGATCCCCGCGACATAGGCACGCTCCTGATGTGCCCGCCAGCTTGCGTTAGAATGGCTCCATAGCCACATGGCAATCCCACCAGAAAGAAAAGCCGTGATGACAAGCAAGCTGCCAATCACCCGTAGGCTGCGGCGCTGGATCACCTGTCGTGTTCCATCACATCGACGGCAAAGACGTAGCCAAGCCCGCGTTCCGTTCTCAGGAATAAGGGGTGTTTCGGGTCCACTTCGATTTTAGCGCGCAGCCGCCCGACCAAAACATCAATCGCGCGCCCCAGCCCATCGCCCTGCGGTCCTGCCTCGCCTGTTACATCAAGTGCTGCGGCGATCTCTTCACGGGTCAGGGGAATATGCGGATTTGCAAGAAGCACCCGCAAAAGCGCCGTCTCGCGCCGAGACAGCGAAACCTGCACCCCACTGGGCGCGCGCGCCTCATTGTGCTTTGCATCATAAGTCCAGCCTGCGAATGTAAAAGTCTTGGTATTGCGACGGTGCACCAGCGAAGAGGACCGCCGCGTGCGGTGCAGCACGGCCTTCACCCGGGCAAGCAGCAGTTCGGGATTGAAGGGCTTGGCGATATAGTCATCGGCCCCCACCGCATAGCCTTCCATCCGCTGATGGTCCGCCGACAGGGCCGAGACCATGATGATTGGCACGTCTTGATCCTGCCGCAAGCGCCCACAGATATCGAGCCCGCTTTCATCCCCCAGCATCACGTCGAGCAAGATTAGATCGACCCGCCCACCCTCAAGATGAGCCGCGACCTCTTCCTCCGTTGCGGCGGGCAATGCGATCGTCCCATGCTTGTGCAGAAATTGCGTCATCATTTGCCGCATCTCTACATCGTCATCGACCACCAAGATCCGCGGAATCGTCACCCGCTCTCCTCCTCTACCCTCAGCGTGATACCACCGCCTTGTCCCCGTCTGAGCGCCATGATGCAACAAAATCCACGGCTAAGTAACAAGCTGTAACGTGCGCGCAGGATAATTGCATGTTGCGACCGGTTTGCTGTGCCCTGCGCATTGCAAGCTGTGTTTTTCCGCGACAATCTCCTGCTATCCGGTCTGGGAGGGCCGTCATTTCCACGGGAGGAAACATCATGAATACCTATGTAACCGGGGCGGTCTCTGCCCTGTCGATGATTGTCGCGACTTCGGCCCTCGCCGAGCCGACAGCCGAGGTGCTGCACTATTGGACATCTGGCGGCGAAGCGAAATCCGTCGCCGTCTTGCAAAAAGAATTCGCCGACAAAGGCGGCAGCTGGACCGATATGCCGGTGGCTGGCGGCGGCGGTGACGCGGCAATGACCGCTCTGCGCGCCCGAGTGCTGTCAGGCAACGCACCAACGGCCGTCCAACTTAAGGGCCCCGCCATTCAGGAATGGTACGAAGAAGGCGTTCTGGCCGATATTTCTTCGGTCGCCGAGGCGAATGATTGGGAAACTGTACTGCCCGCCTCCATCGCTGGGCATATGAAATGCGAGGGCACATGGTGTGCTGCGCCGGTCAACGTGCACCGGGTCGACTGGATTTGGGCGAATGCCGAGGTGCTGAACGCCAATGGCATCGAGATGCCCACCACATGGGATGAATTCAACGCCGCCGCCGACAAGCTGCAGGAGGCCGGGATCATCCCCCTCGCGCACGGTGGGCAAGCTTGGCAAGACGCCACGATTTTCGAGGCTGTCGCTCTGGGCATTCTTGGGCCGGACGGCTACCACAAAGCCTTTGTTGAGCTCGACAACGAAACCCTCACGTCGGACGCGATGATCGCGGTGTTCGACCAGATGCGCACCCTGCGCGGCTATGTCGACAGCAACTTCTCTGGCCGCGACTGGAACCTTGCCACGTCCATGGTCATGAACGGAGAAGCCGCATTCCAGATCATGGGCGACTGGGCCAAGGGTGAATTCATGGCTGCGGGCAAGGTGCCCGGCGAAGACTTCCTCTGTGCTTCTGCACCGGGCGAAGGTTTCCTTTATAACGTCGACAGCTTTGCAATGTTCGACGTGGACGGCGACGACAAAAAGGCTGGCCAAGAACTTCTGGCTGAATTGGTTGTCGGGCAGAACTTTCAAAAGGTGTTCAACCTCAACAAAGGGTCAATCCCTGCCCGCACCGATGTAGCGCTGGATGAATTCGACGATTGCGCCCGTCTGTCCGCCGATGACATGCAAGCCAGTTCCGACAGTGATGCACTGCTGCCAAGCTATGCCCATGGCATGGCGCTGCGCGGCGCTCAGGCTGGTGCGATCACAGATGTCGTGACTGCGCATTTTAATTCGGACATGTCATCTGCCGATGCGGTTCAGATGCTTGCCGACGGTATCGCCAACAGCATGTAACGCCTGCTCCTGCCCCCGCGCATTTGTGGGGGCAGGCCAATTCGGGACATTCACATGATCAAGTGGCTTGAAGAAAACACCCCCAAACTGGTTCTGGCGCCCTCGTTCATCGCCGTTCTGATCTTCGTCTACGGCTTTATCGCTTGGACAGCTTGGGTATCGCTGACGCGCTCGCGGCTTTTGCCGAAGTATGAGATCGAAGGTTTCATCCAGTACGAACGGCTCTTTGCCTCGCCGCGGTGGGAAACGGCCTTTGGCAATCTCTTTGTATTCGGGACGCTGTTCATCGTGATCGCGATGGTGCTGGGTCTCGCGCTGGCGATCCTGCTGGATCAGAACATCCGCACCGAAGGTGCGATCCGTACGATTTACCTCTACCCCATGGCGCTGTCGATGATCGTGACCGGCACCGCGTGGAAATGGATCCTGAACCCCGGTTTGGGGTTGGAGGCCATGGTGCGCGGCTGGGGGTTCGAGAACTTTACCTTCGACTGGTTGGTTGACCCCGACAAGGCAATTTTCACCATCGTGCTTGCGGCGATCTGGCAAAGCTCTGGCTTCGTCATGGCGCTATTTCTCGCCGGGCTGCGTTCGGTAGATGGGGAAATCATCAAGGCCGCTCAGGTCGATGGTATCCCGACATGGCGCGTTTATACCGCGATCATCATCCCGGCGATGGCGCCGATCTTCCTGTCGGCCTTTATCGTGCTGTCGCACCTTGCAGTCAAAAGCTTTGATCTGGTCATCGCTCTGACCGGCGGCGGCCCGGGCTATGCCACTGATCTGCCCGCCACCTACATGTACGCCATGGCGTTTTCGCGCGGGGATATCGGGCAAGCGGCAAGCTCGGCCATGATTATGATGCTGGTCGTTTTCTCCATCGTCGTGCCTTATCTTTATTCTGAATTGAGGTCCAAAGATGGTTGATCTTTCCCTCGCGCAGACCCCGCATCAGGCTGAAGGCCGGACAGGCAGGCTGATCCTGCGGTGGATGCTGTATATCTTGCTGCTGCTTTTTGCGCTGTTCTATTTGCTACCGCTTTTTGTGATGTTGACCACCTCACTGAAAAGCCTTGAGGAAATCCGCACAGGCGATCTGATCGCCCTGCCCCGCGACGTGACCTTCGCTGCATGGCGCACGGCATGGTCAGAGGCCTGCACCGGTATCCAATGCGAAGGGGTGCGGCCGTTTTTCTGGAACTCTGTCCTCATCGCCATTCCGGCAGTGGTGATTTCCACTCTGCTGGGCGCGATGAACGGCTATGTCGTGGCACAATGGAATTTTCGCGGCGCGAACCTGTTCTTCTCACTGATGCTCTTTGGCTGTTTCATCCCTTTTCAGGTGGTGCTTTTGCCGATGGCGCGGGTGCTGGGGCTGATAGGTATGGCAGGCACAATTCCGGGGCTGATCTTTGTCCATGTGATCTATGGGTTGGGTTTCACCACGCTGTTTTTCCGCAACTACTATGTTTCGATCCCGTCAGAACTGACAAAGGCGGCCAAGGTGGATGGCGCAGGGTTTTTCCGCATCTTTTGGTCGATTTTCCTGCCGCTGTCGCTGCCGATCATCGTGGTGACCGTGATCTGGCAATTCACCCAAATTTGGAACGACTTCCTCTTTGGCGTCTCCTTCAGTCAGGCTGGCACGCAGCCGGTGACCGTGGCGCTAAACAATATCGTCAATTCGACCACCGGCATCAAAGCCTACAACGTCGACATGGCCGCCGCGATCATCGCCGGACTGCCGACACTTCTCGTCTATGTGATTGCCGGGAAATACTTTGTCCGCGGCCTGACCGCCGGTTCCGTGAAAGGATAAATCAATGGCCCCGATCCTCGAAATCAACAATCTCTTCAAAAGCTATGGCACGGTTGAGATCCTCAAGGACATCAACGTGGCGATTGAACAGGGGGATTTTCTTGTGCTGGTCGGCCCTTCGGGCTGTGGCAAGTCGACCCTGCTCAACTGTATTGCTGGGCTGGAGCCGATCAGCGGCGGCGAGGTCCGCATTGGTGGGCGTGACATGACCAGCGTCAGTCCCAAAGACCGCGACATCGCGATGGTGTTCCAATCCTACGCGCTTTACCCGACGATGACCGTCGCAAAAAACATCACTTTCGGCATGAAGGTGCGCGGCGTTGATCAGGTCACGCAGGCCGAAAAGCTCGCGCATGTGGCGCAGCAATTGCAGATCGAACCACTGCTTAACCGTAAACCCGGCCATCTCTCGGGTGGCCAGCGCCAGCGCGTTGCCATGGGCCGTGCTTTGGTGCGCGACCCCAAGCTGTTCCTCTTTGATGAGCCGCTTTCCAACCTCGATGCCAAGCTGCGCGTCGAGATGCGGACCGAGATCAAATCCCTACACCAGCGGCTTGGTGCGTCGATGGTCTATGTGACGCACGACCAGATCGAAGCGATGACGCTGGCCACCAAAATCGTCGTTATGAAGGGCGGTGTCATTCAGCAGATCGGCACGCCTGCAGAGATCTACAACCACCCGGCGAACCTATTCGTCGCAGATTTCATGGGCAGCCCGGCGATGAACCTGATCCCGGCAAAGGCACGGTCCGGTAGCGCCGGAACAACAATCGAAATCGCGCGCAAATCCGGGGGGTCGATGGTTTTGACCGACCGCAAGAACCTCAGCCTGCCAGAGGACGTGATTATCGGTGTCCGCCCCGAAAACATCGCCGATGCTAACGCGCATTCCGGCCCGGATTCGCAAGAGGCCGATTGCGTCATCGACATCGTAGAGCCTGCGGGCGCAGACACCTATGCGGTCATGGAGTTGGGCGGCAAACATGTCACCGCGCGGCTGCACGCAGAAACCACCGCTGCGCCGGGCATGAAGCAGCGATTGGCCTTTGATCTGGGTAAAGTCTCGTATTTTGCGCCCGATACGGGGCTGCGTCTGAACTAAGGCTTTTCGGTTTAGCGGCCCTGCCCCGTTCCGCTTTCAATCGGACGGGGCGAAACCGCCCACTAACCCAGTCATACGCGAATGACTTCGCAGCCGTGCCGCGCACAGCTTTCCATAACCGGCGGCGAAAACCTCGCGCCTGTCACCACGATATCAACGTCCCAGAGATGGCCCATCTGAAATGCCAAATCTAATCGGTTCTTGGTGCCGTCCATCACTAGAATGCTCTTTTTGCCGCAGCTTGCGATGGCCTTGCGTGCGCTCATTTCGTCAGCGTTATAGTCCATCACCATGCCCTCTTCGGACAGGCCCCCGCAGCTAAAAACCGCGTAATCGACGCGGTACTTTGCAAAGAATTCAAGCGCAGGCGTGCCGATCATATCCAGATCGCGCATTCTTACGGTTCCGCCTGCCAGTTCAACGGCAACGCCGGGGGCTTGTTGCAGGGCGCAGACGGCGTGGATGCTATTGGATGCGACGAAAAGGTCATTATGCGAGGCCAGAAACCGGGCGCAGGTTTCCACTGTTGTGCCGGTCCCCAACGCCACCCGTGCGCCATCTGGAATTAGGCTTTTGACCGCCAAAGCGATGCGCTGCTTTTCCTGTCGCGCGATGCTTTCGCGTGGCAGATAGCCTATGTTCTCACTTTGCTGCCGCAGCCGCGCATTGCCATTGCGACGCTGGACAAGCCCCGCTTCATCAAGATCGCGCAGGTCGGCTCGTATGGTTTGCACCGAAACGGCAAGCTCGGACGAAAGCTCGATCGCCGATAGAGTCTCGTTCTTAGATAGGAGCGCGATAATCTCATCTCTTCGCTGGGTTACTTCCCATCGCACGGTCATTTCCTTTGAAAAATTCTTAAACTTTTCGGAAGGTTAGGAAAAGTTTTTGAATCTCGCAATATAAATAAAAGTTTCAACTAACTGTTACAAAACTGCCAAACTTCTCAGAGATAAGGCTCATGTGAACTGCTTTCGTTCGAAAGTTAAAACCCCAGGAGCACCCCATGAAGTCCTTCGTCACATCCACCGCTTTCGCGCTTTTGGCCAGCACGGCCATGGCCGATACGATCACTCTTTATACCTCGCAGCCCAATGCCGATGCGCAGCGGACCGTTGATGCCTTTATGGCTGCCAACCCCGGCACCGAAGTTGATTGGGTCCGCGACGGTACAACCAAATTGATGGCCCGCCTGCGTGCCGAGATTGAGGCAGGCAACCCGCAGCCCGATGTCCTGCTGATCGCCGATACGGTGACGCTGGAAGGCATGGCACAGGAAGGTCTTTTGACCGCCTACCAATCGCCCGAAGCCGGTGACTATGACGCGGCGTTGTATTCTGCCGAAGGCCATTACCATTCGACCAAATTGATCACCACCGGGGTCGTCTACAACACTGGTGCCGAGACCGCGCCGACCTCTTGGAAAGATCTCTCGGACGCTTCCATCAAAGGGCAAATCGCAATGCCGTCACCGCTTTACTCCGGTGCCGCGCTGATCCACCTTGCCACGCTGACTGGCGATGAGACTTTGGGCTGGGAGTATTACGAGAACCTCGCCGCGAATGAGGCCCGCGCTCAGGGCGGCAACGGCGGCACTTTCAAAGCCGTGGCTTCGGGTGAAAAGCCATACGGCATGGTCGTCGACTTCCTCGCGATCCGCAACAAGGCCGATGGCTCCCCGGTTGATTTCGTCTTCCCTGAAGAAGGTGTTTCCTATGTGACCGAGCCTGTGGCGATCATGTCTTCCGCCAAGAACGTCGAAGGCGCAGAGAAATTCGTCGACTTTCTGCTCAGCACTGAAGGCCAAGAATTGGTTCTGGACATGGGTTATATTCCTGCTCGTGACGGTATGGGCGTCCCCGAAGGGTTCCCCGCCCGCGAAGACATCAAGCTTATGGCCTTTGACCCTGCCGATGCCCTTGCAAATGCCGAAGCCAACAAAGCCAAATTCGCAGAGCTTTTCGGCGCTGAATGATGAGTGTCGCGCAACAAAATGGAGGCAGCCGGTCCGAGGCCCGGCTGCTCTCTGCCATTCTGATCGTCGCGATTTGCCTGACGCTCGCCCCGGTTCTGCGCCTGTTTGTCGAAGGCGTCACCGATCAGGGCAGTCCCAGCCTGACCCTTATGCGCGATGTGCTGGCACAAGCCTCTACTTTGAGCGCGTTGAAACATTCGCTGGTCACGGCGGGCTTTGGCACTTTGGTATCGCTGGTGCTTGGCGCGGCCTTTGCCTTTCTCGTGGCGCTGACGGATCTGCGGGCCAAAGCGGCTTTGGTCTTTTGTTTGATGATCCCGATGATGATCCCGCCGCAGATCACCGCACTGTCATGGACCCAGATTATGGGGCCGTCGTCGGTCTTACTAAAAACACTGGGCATCGCCCCCCCGCTTGGCGCGCCGCAGCCACTTTATTCGCCGCAAGGGATCATCTTCCTTTTGGGCATCCAGCATATGTCGATCATCTTCCTGACCCTGCGCGCGGGTCTGCGGTCTATCCCCCAAGACGTGGTTGAGGCCGCCCGCATCAGCGGTGCCAAAGGGCTGCGTACATGGTGGCAGGTCGTGATGCCACTGACCTTGCCCAGTCTGGCGGCGGGCACGGCGATTACCTTTGTGACTGCACTTGGCAACTTTGGCATTCCCGCGATGCTGGGCATTCCCGCAGGCTATGCGACGCTACCGACGCTGGTCTATCAAAAGCTGGCTGGCATGGGGACAACCGTCCTGGCCGAGGTTTCGGTTCTGGCGATGCTGATCGGGGCGGTCGCCGTGGCGGGCATCTTATTGCAGCGCCTATGCCAGTCTCGTCAGAGATTGCATCTTGTGGGCAGTACCTCCCGCCCGTTGGCCCTGCCCTTGGGCGCGGCCCGCCTACCGGTTGAGATAACTCTGTGGGCCGTGGTCTTTGCCATCCTCGTACTGCCGATGTTCGGCCTATTGGCGACGTCATTGGTACCTGCCTATGGCGTGACTTTGCGCTTTGACACGGTGACGCTTGTATCATGGTACGAGGTGTTATTCCGCCAACCCGTAACATCGCGGGCCTTTGCCAATTCCTTTGGCCTAGCGGCGGGGGCCTCTGCCGTTTTGGTGATGATCTGCCTGCCCCTAGCGTGGCTGATGGAGCGGCGCAAAACGCGACTTGCGCGGCTTTTCGACAGCCTGCTTGATCTGCCCTACGCGCTGCCGGGTGTTGTCCTGTCGATTGCGATGATCTTGCTGCTGATCAAGCTGCCTTTCACCGAAGCAACGCTCTACGGCACCATCTGGATCATTTTTCTGGCCTATCTCGCGCGGTTCTTCGCGGTGATGTTCCGCCCGGTTCAGGCAAGCCTGAAGCAGTTCGATCCTGCTATGGATGAGGCCGCGCAATCGGTTGGTGCCTCACTCTACCGGCGGCTGCGCGATGTGATCTTTCCGCTTTCGGCCCCAGCGGCAGCGGCGGGGGCGATCCTTGTGTTTCTCACCGCGTTTAACGAACTCACGGTTTCCGCGCTCTTGTGGTCTTCGGGCACCGAGACATTGGGCGTGGTGATTTTCAACCTCGATGACAGTGGCGAAACCGGCATGGCCAGCGCGTTGGCGATGACCATCGTCTTTGTGGTCATCGTCCTCATGGCGCTGATCCAACTGTCTTCCCGTCGCTTTCCCAAAGGAGTTGTCCCATGGCAGACATAGACCTGTCCTCGGTCGGCAAGACATTCGCAGGCACCCCTGCGCTACAAGACATCACAACCCGGTTCGACGATGGCGAATTTATCGCGCTTTTGGGGCCGTCGGGCTGTGGCAAGACCACCCTTCTGCGCATCTTGGCGGGGTTTGAGGCGCCCAGCAGCGGTCAACTCCGCATCGGCACCCGCGAAATGGCCAATGCTCAAACAGGGGTGAACCTGCCCCCCGAAGAGCGCAACATCGGCTTTGTGTTTCAGTCCTACGCGCTCTGGCCGCATATGTCGGTGCGGCGCAACGTGTCCTACCCGCTTGAAATCCGCAGGTTCTCCAAGTCAGAGGTTGCCAGACAGACCGATGCGGCGCTCGCCTCGACGGGGCTTGAGGCCTACGCCGACCGGATGCCCTCTGACCTTTCGGGCGGACAGCGGCAACGGGTGGCCTTGGCGCGATGTCTGGTCTCTGATCCCTGCGCTGTGCTGCTGGATGAGCCCTTGGCCAACCTTGATGTGGCGCTGCGGGCCACGATGCAGGGCGTCTTTACCGATTTCCACAAACGCACCGGGGCCACGATGGTCTATGTCACCCATGACCAAGCCGAAGCCATGGCGATGGCCAACCGGATCGCGGTGATGGATCAGGGCCGTATTCAGCAGTTCGACACGCCGCAAACCCTCTATGAACGGCCCAAAAACCGCTTTGTCGCCGAATTTGTCGGGCGCGGGACCGTGGTGCCGGTGCAAGAGGTCACGCAGGCCGGAGGGGCGAGGCAGGCGCGGATACTGGGGGCCGAAATTGCGGTTCAATCAGCACGCGCCGAGACGCAGGTCAGTCACGTCTGCTTGCGCCCCGAAAACCTGACCATCTCTGAGAGTGGCGATCTGCGCAGCAAGGTCGCGCGGGTCACCTATATGGGCGGCAAATACCTTTTGGAAACAGTCACCGACTGCGGCGCGCGTCTGTTTGCAGAAACCCGCGCCCGCTTTGACGTTGGCGCACAATTGGGCCTGACAATCACCACCCCTTGGGCCTTTTCAGAGGATTAAATGCAAAGCATACGACTACTTTCCGGCATCGGGGACAAAGGCCCTGCGTGCATGCAATTGACCGTGGATGATCGGATCTGGCTGCTTGATTGCGGTTTTGGCCCCGAAGCCAACGCGCATTTCGATCCTGCATGGCTTGAAGGAGCCGAGGCGGTTTTCATCACCCACGATCACATTGATCACATCGGCGGCGCGTCTCATGCGGTTGAGGCGGGCTTGCCGATCTATGCCACGGCACAAACGGCCAAAGCCTTGCCCCC of Sulfitobacter sp. DSM 110093 contains these proteins:
- a CDS encoding sugar ABC transporter permease, with translation MIKWLEENTPKLVLAPSFIAVLIFVYGFIAWTAWVSLTRSRLLPKYEIEGFIQYERLFASPRWETAFGNLFVFGTLFIVIAMVLGLALAILLDQNIRTEGAIRTIYLYPMALSMIVTGTAWKWILNPGLGLEAMVRGWGFENFTFDWLVDPDKAIFTIVLAAIWQSSGFVMALFLAGLRSVDGEIIKAAQVDGIPTWRVYTAIIIPAMAPIFLSAFIVLSHLAVKSFDLVIALTGGGPGYATDLPATYMYAMAFSRGDIGQAASSAMIMMLVVFSIVVPYLYSELRSKDG
- the dusA gene encoding tRNA dihydrouridine(20/20a) synthase DusA — protein: MMDWTDRHCRYLHRLLSRETLLYTEMVTAPALVRGGALHLLNHDPSEHPVALQLGGSDPTELAQAARLGADAGYDEINLNCGCPSDRVQSGAFGAVLMQQAGLVAACVDAMRAACDVEVTVKCRIGVDDQDPAEILPEFLSRIVAAGCTRVTIHARKAWLQGLSPKENRDIPPLDYDLVHQMKGLFPNLHISVNGGITSLEQAEAFLDAGLDGVMVGRSAYHSPTDILASADRRIYGKERNSSAEAAVQGMLPYIEAHLASGGRLGQVTRHMLGLFAGRPGARQWRRILSEGAHKPGAGPELVEAALAEVAAAQEIAAAG
- a CDS encoding multidrug effflux MFS transporter, which gives rise to MLRSALILGLLGLVGPFAIDMYLPAMPAIAYSYGASETAVQATITAYFIAFGLGQLFYGPWADQAGRKLPIMVGLVLFLIASFGAAFAPTMSALIGWRALQGLGGAVLMVVPRAIIRDQYTGTQATRLMAMLMLVISISPMLAPLAGSVVMALADWRAIFMTLGVLAIAALALTAFAQPETLPVKRRVRINPRNLARGAKVLLSDPIFMGLTFIGGFAMGSFFVFIAFAPFVYTGQYGLGPTGFSLAFAVNAVGFFSASQLAGFLGERWGMRSLVRRGVAGFVFFSAAIFITALATNPGLYLVMAGLFCANACLGVVVPTVMVVALDDHGDIAGLASSLGGTLQMVAGGLSIALAGPFFDGSVTPMLGAIAACGLVAAVLTLALLRPRPVIEPTA
- a CDS encoding response regulator transcription factor, whose amino-acid sequence is MTIPRILVVDDDVEMRQMMTQFLHKHGTIALPAATEEEVAAHLEGGRVDLILLDVMLGDESGLDICGRLRQDQDVPIIMVSALSADHQRMEGYAVGADDYIAKPFNPELLLARVKAVLHRTRRSSSLVHRRNTKTFTFAGWTYDAKHNEARAPSGVQVSLSRRETALLRVLLANPHIPLTREEIAAALDVTGEAGPQGDGLGRAIDVLVGRLRAKIEVDPKHPLFLRTERGLGYVFAVDVMEHDR
- a CDS encoding ABC transporter substrate-binding protein, whose amino-acid sequence is MNTYVTGAVSALSMIVATSALAEPTAEVLHYWTSGGEAKSVAVLQKEFADKGGSWTDMPVAGGGGDAAMTALRARVLSGNAPTAVQLKGPAIQEWYEEGVLADISSVAEANDWETVLPASIAGHMKCEGTWCAAPVNVHRVDWIWANAEVLNANGIEMPTTWDEFNAAADKLQEAGIIPLAHGGQAWQDATIFEAVALGILGPDGYHKAFVELDNETLTSDAMIAVFDQMRTLRGYVDSNFSGRDWNLATSMVMNGEAAFQIMGDWAKGEFMAAGKVPGEDFLCASAPGEGFLYNVDSFAMFDVDGDDKKAGQELLAELVVGQNFQKVFNLNKGSIPARTDVALDEFDDCARLSADDMQASSDSDALLPSYAHGMALRGAQAGAITDVVTAHFNSDMSSADAVQMLADGIANSM
- a CDS encoding HAMP domain-containing sensor histidine kinase, producing MIQRRSLRVIGSLLVITAFLSGGIAMWLWSHSNASWRAHQERAYVAGINLYYAVQNGTVPAEEVQIRPLSAEDQARAARGAFRQISHAPLAARVTIVLISADSANSQTGAPLTMAILSPDLTYKLAEIPNRADQTAAEKTGEVFRLVASYCSNPVVLTQMGSAPWFEIDAASVLNCAAAPADNRMWAVLLAVLAMGVTLTVVLNLSAEFSQFAEQLRSRRRIGGPASYDLPGPQELQDIVSAVNSFLEDERQQLSSRAAVLSGVSHDLGTPATRLRLRSALIPDAELRQKLEADIDSMTGIIESVLTYTRVEMNVEKPRKLSLGSLIDSIVADYQDTGRDVTFRAGSDIVVQSARSVFSARQGQSVFAADRDVTVIGRPVSLERAVTNLIENALKYGRRAIVALEADAHTARIIIEDEGTESSAADMAALMAPFQRGTNTATIDGYGLGLTIVAAIAKLHGGSLSFEDTSDGLAACLVIDRA